Within Micromonospora narathiwatensis, the genomic segment CAGTACGGGCTGTCCGACCCGGTGCTGGTGGAGATGTCCGACAACGGGGCGTACGCGGTCCGGGTGGTGGATCGGGCCCCGATCGAGGCGGGCATCGGTCTCGCCGCTCTGCCTCCCGACGAGTTGGCCAAGGAGTCGCTCAGCGAGGACGCGTTGACCACCGGCGTCGGTTTCGCCCTGCTCGCCGGCTTCGTCGAGGACCTCCAGGTACGCCCGGTCGACGAGGGCGTCGGCACCGAGGTCCGGATGGTGTGGCCGGTCGGCCGCTGACCTGAACCTGTTCGCAGGCCGCGTTCCCGCCCGGGAGCGCGGCCTCGTCGTGCTGCCGGGGCCATATATCAGAAATTTTCGCATAACACAGCGACGAAGATCATCGGGACACGGTGCCCCCTCGGTGTGACCCTCAACACGCCAGAGGGCTACAGTACCCGGGTTATCAGCAAGTGATCCGTCCCGCAGCCAGCGGGAATGGGTGTTCATCGCTGGTCCGCCGGGGTGGGTTGGCGCACGCTTGCGAGTCCGCATCCAGGCGTCGATCCGTGCGTCTCCACCGATCGACGCGAGTGTTCGGTACAGGAGGACATAGATGTCCGGGACCTTGGCCGCCGACGGCGGCGCTCTGTCCCTTACCGGAGCCAACATGACGTATGTCGTCATCGCCGCGGTCATCGCGCTGGTGGCACTCGTCTTCGCCGCCACCTTGACCAAGGCGGTGCTGGCAGCCGGTACGGGCACGAAGAACATGCAGGAGATTTCCGGGGCTGTGCAGGAGGGCGCGTCGGCGTACCTGCTCCGGCAGTTCCGCACCCTGGCGATCTTCGTGGTCATCGCCGTCGTGCTGCTGTTCCTGCTGCCGGTGCACGACACCGACGGCAACCAGACCCTGGTGAAGATCGGCCGGTCGGCGTTCTTCGTGGTGGGCGCCGGATTCAGCGCGTTCATCGGCGGCGCCGGCATGTGGCTGGCCACCCGCGCCAACCTGCGGGTCGCCGCGGCCGCCCGGGAGAGGGAAGGCGGGCGCGAGGGCGCCATGAAGATCGCCTTCCGGACCGGTGGCGTGGTCGGCTTCCTCACCGTCGGCCTCGGTCTCTTCGGTGCCGCGCTGGTCGTCATCCTCTACAAGGGCGACGCCCCGACCGTGCTGGAGGGCTTCGGCTTCGGCGCCGCGCTGCTCGCCATGTTCATGCGGGTCGGCGGTGGCATCTTCACCAAGGCCGCCGACGTCGGCGCCGACCTGGTCGGCAAGGTCGAGCAGGGCATCCCGGAGGACGACCCGCGCAACGCGGCCACCATCGCCGACAACGTGGGCGACAACGTCGGCGACTGCGCCGGCATGGCCGCCGACCTCTTCGAGTCGTACGCGGTCACCCTGGTCGCCGCGCTGATCCTGGGCCGGGCCGCGTTCGGCGAGGAGGGCCTGGTCTTCCCGCTGATCGTCTCCGGCATCGGCGCGATCATCGCGATCATCGGGGTCTTCATCACCCGGCTGCGGGCCACGGACCGCAACGGCCTGACCGCGATCAACCGGGCCTTCTTCCTCTCCGCGCTGATCTCCGCGGTGCTGGTGGCGGTCGCGGCCTTCGCCTACCTCCCGGCGACCTTCGGCGAGCTGGCGGGCGGGCTGACCGACGTCGACCGCAACCCGCGGCTGGTCGCCATCGGCGCGGTGCTGATCGGCATCGTGCTGGCCGCCGCGATCCAGGCGCTCACCGGCTACTTCACCGAGACCAACCGGCGTCCGGTGCAGGACATCGGCAAGAGCTCGCAGACCGGCGCGGCCACCGTCATCCTCGCCGGCATCAGCGTCGGCCTGGAGTCGGCGGTCTACTCGGCGCTGCTGATCGGTGCCGGAGTCTTCGGCGCGTTCCTGCTCGGCGGCAGCTCCATCACCCTGTCGCTGTTCGCGGTCGCGCTGGCCGGCACCGGCCTGCTCACCACCGTCGGCGTGATCGTCGCGATGGACACCTTCGGCCCGATCTCCGACAACGCCCAGGGCGTGGCCGAGATGTCCGGCGACATCGACGAGCACGGCGCGCGGACGCTGACCGAGCTGGACGCGGTCGGCAACACCACCAAGGCGATCACCAAGGGCATCGCGATCGCCACCGCGGTCCTGGCCGCGACCGCGCTGTTCGGCTCGTACACCGACACGCTGCGCAGCTCGTACTCGGACGCGGGCGTGGGCGACGTGGGCGCCGAGATCCTCAACGCGCTCAACGTGGCCAACCCGCGCAACCTGGTCGGCCTGATCGTCGGCGCGGCGGTGGTCTTCCTCTTCTCCGGCCTGGCCATCAACGCGGTCTCCCGCTCGGCCGGCGCCGTCGTGATGGAGGTACGCCGGCAGTTCCGCGAGTTGCCCGGCATCATGGACCGCACCCAGCGCCCCGAGTACGGCAAGGTCGTCGACATCTGCACCCGGGACGCGCAGCGCGAGCTGATGACCCCCGGCCTGCTGGCCATCATGGCGCCGATCGCGGTCGGCTTCGGCCTCGGCCCGGGCGCGCTCGCGTCGTACCTGGCCGGTGCGATCGGGGCGGGCACGCTGATGGCGGTCTTCCTGGCCAACTCCGGTGGCGCCTGGGACAACGCCAAGAAGCTGGTGGAGGACGGCGCGTACGGGGGCAAGGGCTCCGAGTCGCACGCCGCCACCGTCATCGGTGACACCGTCGGCGACCCGTTCAAGGACACCGCAGGTCCGGCGATCAACCCGCTGATCAAGGTGATGAACCTGGTCTCGCTGCTGATCGCGCCGGCCGTGGTGGCCTGGAGCGTGGGCTCGGACAAGAACACCGCCCTGCGGATCACGATCGCCCTGGTGGCCGCCCTGGTCATCGTGGCGGCCGTGGTGTTCAGCAAGCGCAAGGGCGTGGCGATGGCCGAGTCCGGTGACGACGCCGACGCGGGCACCCCGGAAGAGCGGGTGGAGCCGGTCAGCGCCTGAGATCGGTGAGACGGTGACGGTTCCCGGTCGGCGGCCCCGCCGGCCGGGAACCGGCCCGTTCGGTGGTTCCGTGCCCGAAACCTGACCGCTGGTTCTTCCATTGGAAGGCCGTACGCTGCTTCGCATGCGTACGCGCCGGGCGGCAACCGCCGGAAAGCTCACGGTGGTCCTGGCCACGCTCGGTCTCGTCCTCGCCGGGTGCGGCGGCCCCAGCCCCCGGGCCTGGGCCGCGTCGGTCTGCCAGGCGCTCACCCCGTGGCGCGCCGAGATCAACAAGCTGACCAGCAGCACCCAGCAGCAGATGACCGCGCGGACCACCCCGGCGCAGGCCAAGGAGAACCTGGTCCGGCTCTTCGCCGGGGCCGAGCAGGCCAGCGAGACCGCCCGGCGCAAGGTCGAACAGGCCGGCGTGCCGGAGACCGAGCACGGCGAGGAGATCTCCGCCGGGTTCCGCGCCTCGCTGAGCAAGGTACGCGACGCGTACGGTCGGGCCCGGGCCGCCATCGACGGGCTGGACACCGCCCAGCCGGGCCCCTTCTACGACGGGGTGCGGGCCGCGGTGGACACCCTCAACAAGGAGTACGCCGCGAGCGCGCTGGACACCAGCAAGCTCAACTCACCAGAGCTCAAAGAGGCCTTCGACGAGGTCCCGGAGTGTCGCTGACGCCACCATCCCCGAACCCGATCCGCCAGCCCTCGCTGTTCTCCACCGAGGCGGCCGACCCGTCCCTGGCGGACCTGGCCGGCCTGCTCGCCGGGCCGGCGGAGCTGGTCCGGATGGGCGGCACCGCCCGGATCTCGGTGGTGGTGGCGGCGGCCTGGCGGGTGCACGTGCTGGTGGCCGAGCTGGACGCGCGGGGGGTGGCGGCGAGCTGGGAGCCGACCGACGACGGCCGGCACCTGGTCCGCACCGCGTACGCCACCACGCTGGCCCCGCTCGCCACGGCCTGGCTGCGCGGCGCGGCGAAGCGGCCCCCGGCCGGTTTCCACCTCAACGGGCGCCGGCTGCGGCTCTGGCTGGCCGCCGCCGGGTTGTCCGATCCGGCGGGTTTCCAGCTCGGCCTCGGCTCGGCCGACGAGGAGTGCTGGCCCCGGGTACGGACCGCGCTCGCCGCGGTGGGGCTGCCGGCGGCGTTCGTGGAGCCGGACGAGGGCGGGCCCGCGTACCGGATCACCGGGCGGCGGCGAATGGCCCGGCTGGCCGAGCTGGTGGGTGACCGTCCCCGGGCCGCGCCGGCCGCCGAGTGGCCCGGCGCCGGGTGACGCCGTGGCCCCTGGTCGGCGGTTGACCTGAGCGCAACCCCACCGGCTGTCCGATCCCGGACACCTCCGCGTGGAGGTTTGCCCAGGAAAACGGACCGGTGTCGGTTCGCCCGAGGGTGCGTGATCGTCACAGTGACCCGCTCGACGCCCTACCCACGGTGTACGGTGACGCCGTCCGGCGGGTGTCGCCGCGCGAGCCGGCCGGCAGTCGCCCGAACCAGATCGTTTGCCGCCCACGAAACCCGGAGCGCGAGCGGCGCGTTACGTTGGACATCCGGACCGCCGGTGGTCCGGCTGGTGCGACACTGCCCGAAACAGGCAGTGGGCAAGACGGCCCGGGCGCGGGCCGAACGCAGGAGTGAGGTCGGAGAGAGACGTGCCGAGCAACGCTGGAACCACCCGTCTGGTCATCGTCGAGTCACCGGCGAAGGCCAAGACGATCTCGGGCTACCTCGGCCCGGGGTACGTCGTGGAGGCCAGCTTCGGCCACGTCC encodes:
- a CDS encoding ATP-binding protein gives rise to the protein MATVKLSFSPAPVHVRTARLVGVAVARRAGVREDLLDEVRLAIGEACTRAVALHRQYGLSDPVLVEMSDNGAYAVRVVDRAPIEAGIGLAALPPDELAKESLSEDALTTGVGFALLAGFVEDLQVRPVDEGVGTEVRMVWPVGR
- a CDS encoding sodium-translocating pyrophosphatase, coding for MSGTLAADGGALSLTGANMTYVVIAAVIALVALVFAATLTKAVLAAGTGTKNMQEISGAVQEGASAYLLRQFRTLAIFVVIAVVLLFLLPVHDTDGNQTLVKIGRSAFFVVGAGFSAFIGGAGMWLATRANLRVAAAAREREGGREGAMKIAFRTGGVVGFLTVGLGLFGAALVVILYKGDAPTVLEGFGFGAALLAMFMRVGGGIFTKAADVGADLVGKVEQGIPEDDPRNAATIADNVGDNVGDCAGMAADLFESYAVTLVAALILGRAAFGEEGLVFPLIVSGIGAIIAIIGVFITRLRATDRNGLTAINRAFFLSALISAVLVAVAAFAYLPATFGELAGGLTDVDRNPRLVAIGAVLIGIVLAAAIQALTGYFTETNRRPVQDIGKSSQTGAATVILAGISVGLESAVYSALLIGAGVFGAFLLGGSSITLSLFAVALAGTGLLTTVGVIVAMDTFGPISDNAQGVAEMSGDIDEHGARTLTELDAVGNTTKAITKGIAIATAVLAATALFGSYTDTLRSSYSDAGVGDVGAEILNALNVANPRNLVGLIVGAAVVFLFSGLAINAVSRSAGAVVMEVRRQFRELPGIMDRTQRPEYGKVVDICTRDAQRELMTPGLLAIMAPIAVGFGLGPGALASYLAGAIGAGTLMAVFLANSGGAWDNAKKLVEDGAYGGKGSESHAATVIGDTVGDPFKDTAGPAINPLIKVMNLVSLLIAPAVVAWSVGSDKNTALRITIALVAALVIVAAVVFSKRKGVAMAESGDDADAGTPEERVEPVSA